The Myxococcaceae bacterium JPH2 genome has a window encoding:
- a CDS encoding PLP-dependent aminotransferase family protein: MPRGASPSFFLPSLQGLRHEQGPLHRQLYERLREAILTGGLAPRSRLPSTRALAERLGLSRNTVEQAFAQLDAEGLLERRVGSGSVVALPEHARPPHGATRAASRRPVPPPVLKGRARRVSELILPEQPADLLPLTPCMPALEAFPLSLWRRSLQRQGRSQGARLLAYGDEAGWRPLREAVAAYVAASRGVRCGWRQVLIVSSTQQALDLVARLLLEAGDAVWLEEPGYLGARAVFSLAGARLISVPVDDEGLRVEHGIARAPEARLAYVTPSYQYPLGLTMSLPRRLALLDWARRAGAWVVEDDYDSEFRYTSRPLSAMQCLDDAGRVLYVGTFNKVMFPSLRLAYLVLPEALVEPFSRAKALTDGHTAPLSQAAMADFMERGHFTAHVRRMRGLYAERREALLDGLRRAASERLRPVGSADAGMHVAVTLAGREDDVALVARAAQRGLDPRPLSIHYLGPRRTRGLVLGFSGVETASLRTAVATLASVL; this comes from the coding sequence ATGCCACGCGGCGCATCTCCCTCGTTCTTCCTTCCCTCGCTCCAAGGGCTGCGCCACGAGCAGGGCCCGCTGCATCGGCAGCTCTATGAGCGGCTGCGGGAGGCCATCCTCACGGGCGGCCTGGCGCCGCGCAGCCGCTTGCCATCCACGCGCGCGTTGGCGGAGCGGCTGGGGTTGTCTCGCAACACGGTGGAGCAGGCCTTCGCGCAGCTCGACGCGGAGGGACTGTTGGAGCGGCGCGTAGGCTCGGGCTCGGTGGTGGCGCTGCCCGAGCACGCCCGTCCGCCGCATGGGGCGACTCGCGCGGCCTCGCGACGCCCGGTGCCCCCGCCTGTGTTGAAGGGGCGGGCGCGACGGGTGTCCGAGCTGATCCTCCCGGAGCAGCCCGCGGACCTTCTCCCGCTCACCCCGTGCATGCCCGCGCTGGAGGCGTTCCCCTTGTCGCTCTGGCGGCGCTCGCTCCAGCGCCAGGGGCGGAGCCAGGGCGCGCGGCTGCTGGCCTATGGCGACGAGGCGGGCTGGCGTCCCTTGCGCGAGGCCGTGGCCGCCTACGTGGCGGCGTCTCGCGGGGTTCGCTGCGGATGGCGGCAGGTGCTCATCGTCTCCAGCACGCAACAGGCGCTGGACCTGGTGGCGCGCCTGCTGCTGGAGGCCGGGGACGCGGTGTGGCTGGAGGAGCCAGGCTACCTGGGCGCGCGCGCCGTGTTCTCACTCGCTGGGGCTCGACTCATCTCCGTTCCGGTGGATGACGAGGGGCTGCGCGTGGAGCACGGCATCGCGCGCGCGCCCGAGGCCCGCTTGGCCTACGTGACGCCGTCCTATCAATACCCGCTCGGCCTCACGATGAGCCTGCCGCGTCGGCTGGCGCTGCTCGACTGGGCGCGGCGCGCGGGAGCGTGGGTGGTGGAGGACGACTACGACAGCGAGTTCCGCTACACGTCCCGTCCGCTCTCCGCCATGCAGTGCTTGGACGACGCGGGACGCGTGCTGTACGTGGGCACCTTCAACAAGGTGATGTTTCCCTCGCTGCGGCTGGCGTACCTGGTGCTGCCCGAGGCGCTCGTGGAGCCGTTCAGTCGCGCGAAGGCCCTGACGGACGGACACACGGCGCCGCTCTCCCAGGCCGCCATGGCGGACTTCATGGAGCGCGGCCACTTCACCGCGCACGTGCGACGCATGCGAGGGCTGTACGCCGAGCGCCGCGAGGCCCTGCTGGATGGCCTTCGCCGCGCGGCCTCGGAGCGCCTGCGGCCGGTGGGGTCGGCGGACGCGGGGATGCATGTGGCCGTGACGCTGGCGGGGCGCGAGGACGATGTGGCGCTCGTTGCTCGGGCGGCCCAGCGCGGGTTGGATCCACGGCCCTTGTCCATCCACTACCTGGGACCCCGGCGAACGCGAGGACTCGTGCTGGGCTTCTCCGGCGTGGAGACCGCCTCGCTGCGGACCGCCGTGGCCACGCTGGCGTCGGTGCTCTAA